The Lewinellaceae bacterium DNA window TTCTTACCTCCGTGGCACAGCCGGGGGACCGCCACGGATCCTTGCCCAGGAACATACCGGATCCGCTAATGTCTATGCAGAGGGCGGTCGCGCAATCCGCCTGAATGAGGACTACCGTGTATTACCGGAAATTCAGGTATCTGGCCTGCAAGGCGATGAGGCTTTCACCGTAATCCGCGATCGCGTCCGTCATGAAATGACTCAGCCGGATGGATCGCTGTTCTGTTTCGGTGGGGACCATTCCATCACCTATCCGGTCCTGGCGGGTTATGCAGCAGTCCAGCAACCGGTACATGTGCTTCAGCTGGACGCCCATAGTGATCTGTATGCCAACCTGGATGGGAATCCTTACTCACACGCCAGTCCTTTTGCCAGACTCCTGGAACAAAATTTAATCGCCTCTCTGACACAGGTGGGCATCCGGTCACTTACTCCCCATCAGCGAGAACAGGCCGCCCGGTACCAGGTCCGAATCATTGAAATGAAAGAACTGAATCAACCGTGGATCCGCGATCTGAGGCATCCTCTGTATTTATCGCTGGATCTTGATGTATTGGACCCCGCATTCGCTCCAGGCATTTCGCACTATGAACCAGGGGGTATGAGCAGCCGGCAATTGCTGGACATTATCCAGGCGCTCCCCTCGCTGACAGGCGCTGATATGGTGGAATACAATCCTGACCGCGACATCCATGAAATGACCGCTATGGTCGGCTACCGGTTGATGAAAGAGATTATTTGCAAACTGGTCTGATCAAATGCCCGGAAAGCAGGTGATGATTTTCCAACAAAAGATTAGAATCGATATCCCATTCGTTGTAATTCCGTAATCATCGTATCCAGCTCCCAGTATAGCTTATTGGTGCGGTAAGGACTACTGCCAACATGAATAAGTATAAAAGCTCCATTCAGGGCACCGTTTCGCGCATCCTGCAGTGTCTTCCCCACAATTTCCATGGTAGACCGGTAATTTTTATCATCCGGCACAGTATAATCTGCCTGGGTGATCAATCCCGGGGTGAAATTTATTAGGGTTAGTCCTTCCTCTTTACACCATTCACTGATGGACTGGTTGTACCACTCGTAGGGAGCCATAAATAAGGTGTGTTCTTTCCGCCCAATCCCGAATGGTTTAAGCGCCAGGTAGTTGCTGTCCAGATCCTTTTTCCACGCATCATGAGTCACCAGCAATGAGTCCCTCTTCGACCAATCCGCATACAACAGGTGACGATTGGAGTGGCAACCAATGTAGTGGCCAGCATCCTTTATCTTTTGTATAGCCAATGGATAAGCCCTGATAAAATCTCCGGTAAAGAAAAAATACCCTTTGATGCTGTGGTTGTCCATAATGTGGAGTATGCTGTCAACCCCATCCGCATATTCATGTCCGGTGAACAACAGTCGAATACGCGCTTCGGTGCTATCACCCCGGGTGATCGCTCCCCAGGGATCTACGGTGTAATTCTCCAGAGTGTCTCCTGCCCAGAGTGCTACTGCGGGTTGGTGGGGTGTCTCCATCTGCTGGCAAGCCGTAAGCAGAAGCAGAACCAGTGAGATACCTGAAAAAAAAGAAACCCGATTATTAACCATAGTTGGAAAAATATTTGTTAAATATATCATAGGAAAACTTAACCCCGCATCCATTTGCAGGGAATATTGTTTCGGTGAAGAAGTATTGTTGCTATGAACAAAGCATTTTTACAAAAGATATTTGAACTCCATCAATCGTGTGACCGCTGCCCGTCACCACAGGTGGTCGCAGAATTTTTCAATGATCTCCTTGGTTCTTTATTTCCGGACTATACGCAGCATGCATACCGCAATGTGAAGGAACTCGAGATGCACCTGGAGAAGTTGCAGCTTTCGCTGGAAGAGTTGCTCTACTTCAACATTGGCCCTGAAAGGGATCATGCCGAAGCCCTGGCAAATCATTTCTTTAATGCACTGCCTAATGTCCATGATTTGCTGGAAGGTGACATCCAGGCCATGTTTGAAGGAGACCCCGCCGCTCGGTCAAAGCATGAGATCATCCGGAGTTACCCCGGTTTCTTTGCTATTGCTGCCTACCGGCTGGCGCATGCATTACACGACCTGGGGGTCAAAACCATACCCAGGATCCTCACCGAGCATGCACATGGCAAGACCGGGATCGATATTCACCCGGGAGCCGAGATTGGACCCAATTTCTGTATCGACCATGGTACCGGAGTGGTTATCGGTGAGACGTGCATCATCGGGAGTCATGTCAAAATATACCAGGGGGTAACCCTGGGTGCATTGAGTGTAGATAAAGTCGATGCTGATTCCAAGCGGCATCCTACCATCGAAGATCATGTGGTCATTTATGCCGGCGCTACCATATTAGGTGGGGAGACGACCATCGGACATCACTCCGTGATCGGAGGTAATGTGTGGCTTACCCGGAGCATACCTCCCAACAGTAAAGTCTATTACCAGGCTCAGATGAATATGGGGGATTCCGGAACCTCTGACATGATGGTATTCAAACAATACAAGTAATGAAAAAACTGACG harbors:
- a CDS encoding serine acetyltransferase gives rise to the protein MNKAFLQKIFELHQSCDRCPSPQVVAEFFNDLLGSLFPDYTQHAYRNVKELEMHLEKLQLSLEELLYFNIGPERDHAEALANHFFNALPNVHDLLEGDIQAMFEGDPAARSKHEIIRSYPGFFAIAAYRLAHALHDLGVKTIPRILTEHAHGKTGIDIHPGAEIGPNFCIDHGTGVVIGETCIIGSHVKIYQGVTLGALSVDKVDADSKRHPTIEDHVVIYAGATILGGETTIGHHSVIGGNVWLTRSIPPNSKVYYQAQMNMGDSGTSDMMVFKQYK
- a CDS encoding polysaccharide deacetylase family protein, producing MVNNRVSFFSGISLVLLLLTACQQMETPHQPAVALWAGDTLENYTVDPWGAITRGDSTEARIRLLFTGHEYADGVDSILHIMDNHSIKGYFFFTGDFIRAYPLAIQKIKDAGHYIGCHSNRHLLYADWSKRDSLLVTHDAWKKDLDSNYLALKPFGIGRKEHTLFMAPYEWYNQSISEWCKEEGLTLINFTPGLITQADYTVPDDKNYRSTMEIVGKTLQDARNGALNGAFILIHVGSSPYRTNKLYWELDTMITELQRMGYRF
- a CDS encoding arginase family protein, producing MVRILPIPHDVNSSYLRGTAGGPPRILAQEHTGSANVYAEGGRAIRLNEDYRVLPEIQVSGLQGDEAFTVIRDRVRHEMTQPDGSLFCFGGDHSITYPVLAGYAAVQQPVHVLQLDAHSDLYANLDGNPYSHASPFARLLEQNLIASLTQVGIRSLTPHQREQAARYQVRIIEMKELNQPWIRDLRHPLYLSLDLDVLDPAFAPGISHYEPGGMSSRQLLDIIQALPSLTGADMVEYNPDRDIHEMTAMVGYRLMKEIICKLV